One segment of Saprospiraceae bacterium DNA contains the following:
- a CDS encoding aquaporin family protein: protein MLNFIAELFGTALLILLGNGVVAGVVLKGTKNENAGWLVITIGWALGVTFAVYAFGNASGAHINPAVTLALAATGQFDWAKVPLYVTGQMLGAILGATLVWLHYFPHWSRTTDQAAKLAVFCTAPAVRHKPANFFSEFLGTFVLLFGLSALGVNEFSQGLKPLAVGALIVAIGLSLGGTTGWAINPARDLGPRIAHALLPIQGKGGSDWGYAWIPVMAPILGGICGAAAYQALLGG, encoded by the coding sequence ATGCTCAATTTTATCGCCGAGCTATTTGGCACAGCACTCCTTATTCTGTTAGGCAATGGCGTGGTGGCAGGCGTGGTGCTCAAAGGCACCAAAAACGAAAACGCGGGTTGGCTCGTCATCACCATAGGATGGGCGTTGGGTGTCACCTTTGCCGTGTATGCTTTTGGCAATGCCAGCGGCGCACACATCAACCCTGCCGTCACGCTGGCCTTAGCCGCAACAGGCCAATTCGATTGGGCCAAAGTGCCTCTCTATGTGACGGGTCAAATGCTTGGGGCCATCCTCGGGGCCACACTTGTTTGGTTGCATTATTTCCCCCACTGGAGCCGCACGACCGACCAAGCGGCCAAACTTGCTGTCTTTTGCACCGCTCCTGCCGTACGCCATAAGCCCGCTAATTTTTTCAGCGAATTTCTTGGCACATTCGTCCTGCTTTTTGGGCTTTCCGCGCTGGGTGTCAACGAGTTTTCGCAGGGTTTGAAGCCATTGGCGGTGGGTGCGCTCATCGTTGCGATTGGCCTCTCTTTGGGCGGCACCACGGGCTGGGCCATCAATCCTGCCCGCGACTTGGGGCCGCGCATCGCCCACGCGCTGTTGCCGATCCAAGGGAAAGGAGGCTCGGATTGGGGCTACGCATGGATTCCTGTGATGGCACCGATTCTGGGCGGGATTTGCGGGGCGGCGGCATATCAGGCATTGTTGGGAGGATAG